The Ancylobacter sp. WKF20 genome contains a region encoding:
- a CDS encoding CoA ester lyase, translated as MFAPIRPRRSVLYMPGSNSRALEKARSLPCDGIIIDLEDAVAPEAKASARDQVAGVLAQGGFGRREVVVRVNGTGTPWFDADLAAIAQIAAVGAGVHAVLIPKVVDPETLRVVGRQLEALGAPSSLRLWAMIETPLAVLRALDIALAARDPVARLAVLVLGTNDLAKESGAQILPGRAPMASWLSHCVLAARAGGIEVLDGVWNDFRDLDGFGRECAAAAQMGFDGKTLIHPSQIAPCNEAFSPPEAEIAAARALIAVFDRPENAAKGVLQIDGRMYERMHADIARKRVALADAIAARG; from the coding sequence ATGTTTGCGCCGATCCGTCCCCGCCGCTCCGTCCTTTATATGCCGGGCTCGAACAGCCGGGCGCTGGAGAAGGCGCGAAGCCTGCCCTGCGACGGCATCATCATTGATCTGGAAGACGCCGTCGCGCCCGAGGCCAAGGCCAGCGCGCGCGATCAGGTCGCCGGCGTGCTGGCGCAAGGCGGCTTCGGCCGGCGCGAGGTGGTGGTGCGGGTGAACGGCACCGGCACGCCGTGGTTCGACGCCGATCTCGCCGCCATCGCCCAGATCGCCGCCGTCGGCGCCGGGGTGCACGCGGTGCTGATCCCCAAAGTGGTCGATCCCGAGACCTTGCGGGTGGTCGGCCGGCAATTGGAGGCGCTCGGCGCGCCCTCCTCGCTGCGGCTCTGGGCGATGATCGAGACCCCGCTCGCCGTGCTGCGCGCGCTCGACATCGCGCTCGCCGCCCGCGATCCCGTTGCCCGGCTCGCCGTGCTGGTGCTCGGCACCAATGACCTTGCCAAGGAGAGCGGCGCGCAGATCCTGCCCGGCCGCGCGCCCATGGCCTCCTGGCTCTCCCATTGCGTGCTCGCCGCGCGGGCGGGGGGTATCGAGGTGCTGGACGGGGTGTGGAACGATTTCCGCGATCTGGACGGTTTCGGGCGCGAATGCGCGGCGGCGGCGCAGATGGGGTTCGACGGCAAGACGCTGATCCATCCCAGCCAGATCGCGCCGTGCAATGAGGCCTTCAGCCCGCCCGAGGCGGAGATCGCCGCGGCACGCGCGCTGATCGCGGTGTTCGACCGGCCGGAGAACGCCGCCAAGGGCGTGCTGCAGATCGACGGGCGCATGTATGAGCGCATGCATGCCGACATCGCCCGCAAACGCGTGGCGCTGGCCGATGCGATCGCCGCGCGCGGCTGA
- the cysD gene encoding sulfate adenylyltransferase subunit 2: MSTADDRLDELEAQSIYIFREAFARMKRMALLWSLGKDSNVMIWLARKAFLGHVPFPVMHVDTGKKFKEMYDFRDHYAGEWGLDLRVEPCPPLEQMDPTLPPATRSAARKTEGLKLALEKFGFDAVVAGIRRDEEATRAKERVFSPRGLEGDWNVREQPPEFWDHFNATLPAGAHLRVHPILHWTELDIWAYTKRENIPVIPLYFSKDGKRYRSLGDQDITFPVASPAATIDEILIELATTKVPERSGRAMDHESEDSFERLRVAGYL, encoded by the coding sequence ATGTCCACCGCCGACGACCGGCTCGACGAGCTCGAGGCTCAGAGTATCTACATCTTCCGGGAGGCTTTTGCGCGCATGAAGCGCATGGCGCTGCTGTGGTCGCTCGGCAAGGATTCCAACGTGATGATCTGGCTGGCGCGCAAGGCCTTTCTCGGCCATGTGCCGTTCCCGGTCATGCATGTCGATACCGGCAAGAAGTTCAAGGAAATGTACGATTTCCGCGACCATTATGCCGGGGAGTGGGGCCTCGATTTGCGTGTCGAGCCGTGCCCGCCGCTGGAGCAGATGGACCCGACCCTGCCGCCGGCCACCCGCTCGGCCGCGCGCAAGACGGAAGGCCTGAAGCTCGCGCTGGAGAAGTTCGGCTTCGACGCCGTGGTCGCCGGCATCCGTCGCGACGAGGAGGCGACCCGCGCCAAGGAGCGCGTCTTCTCCCCGCGCGGGCTGGAAGGCGACTGGAACGTGCGCGAGCAGCCCCCGGAGTTCTGGGATCATTTCAACGCCACGCTGCCGGCCGGCGCTCACTTGCGCGTCCACCCGATCCTGCATTGGACCGAGCTCGACATCTGGGCCTACACCAAGCGCGAGAACATTCCCGTCATCCCGCTGTACTTCTCGAAGGACGGCAAGCGCTACCGCTCGCTCGGCGACCAGGATATCACCTTCCCGGTCGCCTCGCCGGCGGCGACGATCGATGAGATCCTGATCGAGCTTGCCACCACCAAGGTGCCCGAGCGTTCCGGCCGGGCGATGGACCATGAGTCCGAAGATTCCTTCGAGCGACTGCGCGTCGCCGGCTATCTGTGA
- a CDS encoding DUF1737 domain-containing protein produces the protein MKLYRFLTGPDDVAFCKRISAALNRGWKLEGNPTLTFDPLKGRVICGQAIVKEVEGEWSDDVVLSDH, from the coding sequence ATGAAGCTCTATCGTTTTCTCACCGGGCCGGACGACGTGGCGTTCTGCAAGCGGATATCGGCCGCCCTCAACCGGGGCTGGAAGCTCGAGGGCAACCCGACTTTGACTTTCGATCCGCTGAAGGGCCGGGTGATCTGCGGCCAGGCCATCGTCAAGGAAGTGGAAGGCGAGTGGTCGGACGACGTCGTGCTGTCGGATCATTGA
- a CDS encoding DUF429 domain-containing protein, translating into MAQTPMRVAGVDGCRGGWVAVIVAPDGAMSARRLTALTDLIDAPSPPDIIAIDMPIGLPERVEAKGRAPERLVRPLLGGRQSSVFSMPARAAVYASVDPAVAEEARYRHACDVARATSTPPKAVAKQAFHIFPKIIEIDTLLRARPALQTRLYECHPEVSFRMLNGAPLDVPKKVKNAPHAPGLALRRTLLEAAGFPPALLSAAHARALSVGADDLIDAAAAAWTAHRLARGEAVSFPAPPERDALGLPIAIWA; encoded by the coding sequence GTGGCGCAAACACCGATGCGCGTCGCGGGGGTGGATGGCTGCCGGGGCGGCTGGGTGGCGGTGATCGTCGCGCCGGACGGGGCGATGAGCGCCCGCCGGCTCACGGCGCTCACCGACCTCATCGACGCGCCCTCCCCCCCGGACATTATCGCCATCGACATGCCGATCGGCCTGCCGGAGAGGGTGGAGGCGAAGGGCCGGGCGCCGGAGCGGCTGGTACGCCCGCTGCTCGGCGGGCGGCAGTCCAGCGTCTTCTCCATGCCCGCGCGCGCGGCAGTCTATGCCAGCGTCGACCCGGCGGTCGCGGAGGAGGCGCGCTACCGCCATGCCTGCGACGTGGCGCGGGCGACCTCGACCCCGCCCAAGGCAGTCGCCAAGCAGGCCTTTCACATCTTCCCGAAGATCATCGAGATCGACACGCTGCTGCGCGCGCGGCCCGCGCTTCAGACCCGCCTTTATGAGTGCCACCCGGAGGTGAGCTTCCGGATGCTGAACGGCGCGCCGCTCGATGTGCCGAAGAAAGTGAAGAATGCCCCGCACGCGCCGGGCCTCGCGCTCCGCCGCACCCTGCTGGAGGCGGCGGGCTTTCCCCCGGCCCTGCTCAGCGCCGCCCATGCCCGCGCCCTCAGTGTCGGCGCCGACGACCTCATCGACGCCGCGGCCGCCGCCTGGACCGCCCACCGGCTCGCGCGCGGCGAGGCGGTAAGCTTCCCCGCCCCGCCGGAACGCGACGCGCTGGGGCTGCCGATCGCCATCTGGGCCTAA
- a CDS encoding FAD-binding oxidoreductase gives MDESFDVIIVGGAIMGAAAAYFLTRDPAFTGRLAVIERDPSFARASTTLSAASLRQQFSIPENIRMSLFGLEFLRGAKERFGPDTDLAWHEGGYLILASETGRPILEANHRLQQAEGADIALMDPAQLAATFPWLNVEDIAAGAYGVSGEGWFDAHALLACLRTAAKAQGAHFITAEVAAIERAGDRIAGVTLTDGRRLACGALVNAAGPWAGRVAAMAGIVLPVIGKKRCVFVVHCRTELPKLPLLVDPSGFYIRPEGAYQICGAPPVEDPDAGDDFEVDWSVFEETIWPALAHRIPAMEELKLVRAWAGHYEMNLLDHNAVIGPHPQVANFYFMNGFSGHGLQQAPAAGRAIAEWITQGRSVSLDLDVFGYERIAAGRPHAELNII, from the coding sequence ATGGACGAGAGCTTCGACGTCATCATCGTGGGCGGCGCCATCATGGGCGCGGCGGCGGCCTATTTCCTCACGCGCGACCCGGCCTTCACCGGGCGCCTCGCGGTGATCGAGCGCGATCCCAGCTTCGCGCGCGCCTCCACCACCTTGTCGGCCGCCTCGCTGCGCCAGCAATTCTCCATCCCCGAGAATATCCGCATGTCGCTCTTCGGGCTGGAGTTCCTGCGCGGCGCCAAGGAGCGCTTCGGGCCGGACACCGATCTTGCCTGGCATGAGGGCGGCTATCTCATCCTCGCCAGCGAGACCGGGCGGCCCATTCTTGAAGCGAACCACCGCCTGCAGCAGGCCGAGGGCGCCGACATCGCGCTGATGGACCCTGCGCAGCTTGCGGCCACCTTCCCCTGGCTCAATGTCGAGGACATCGCCGCCGGCGCCTATGGCGTCTCGGGCGAGGGCTGGTTCGACGCCCATGCGCTGCTCGCCTGCCTGCGCACGGCGGCCAAGGCGCAGGGCGCGCACTTCATCACCGCCGAGGTCGCCGCTATCGAGCGCGCGGGCGACCGCATCGCCGGGGTCACGCTGACCGACGGGCGGCGCCTCGCCTGTGGCGCGCTGGTCAATGCCGCGGGTCCCTGGGCCGGCCGGGTCGCCGCCATGGCCGGCATCGTGCTGCCGGTGATCGGCAAGAAGCGCTGCGTCTTCGTCGTGCATTGCCGGACCGAGCTGCCGAAGCTGCCGCTGCTGGTCGATCCCTCCGGCTTCTATATCCGCCCGGAAGGCGCCTATCAGATCTGCGGCGCCCCGCCGGTGGAGGATCCCGACGCCGGCGATGATTTCGAGGTCGACTGGTCGGTCTTCGAGGAGACCATCTGGCCGGCGCTCGCCCACCGCATCCCGGCCATGGAGGAGCTCAAGCTCGTGCGCGCCTGGGCCGGGCATTACGAGATGAACCTGCTCGACCACAACGCGGTCATCGGCCCGCACCCGCAGGTGGCGAACTTCTACTTCATGAACGGCTTCTCCGGCCACGGCCTGCAGCAGGCCCCCGCCGCCGGGCGCGCCATCGCCGAATGGATAACGCAAGGCCGCTCCGTCTCGCTCGATCTCGACGTGTTCGGCTATGAGCGCATCGCCGCCGGACGGCCCCATGCGGAGCTGAACATCATCTGA
- the cysC gene encoding adenylyl-sulfate kinase translates to MSAVTNFTTPAPVAAADRQLVRIVIVGHVDHGKSTLIGRLLHETGGIPSQKLEQLKEISARRGMPFEWSFLLDSLQAERDQGITIDTSQIRFQTPSRDIILIDAPGHAEFLRNMITGAAQADAAFLLIDAAEGVRDQTRRHGYLLHLLGVKQVAVVVNKMDRVDFSETVFRSIETEISAYLAGLGVRASAVIPISAREGDGVSAHGTRTPWYDGPTVLQALDRFEPARAAGDLALRMPVQAVYKFDDRRIVAGRLETGSLKVGDEVVFQPSGKSAVIKTIESWPVPPAGRELTALAAGAPAALTLDREIFVERGEILSTPAARPHATRRLRVRLFWLAEEALEVGTPLIVRLATSEARATVAAVHEVVDPGHLSTFESKRIGRNQVGEVEFALSRPIAADPHGLNPRTGRVALELGGRIAGGGLIISVLGAESVAAPVVRNITPVASAVTQDERIARFGHGGAVVWLTGLSGSGKSTIARALERRLFDRGGLVTLLDGDTLRAGLNSDLGFSEGERAENNRRLGEVASLLKGLGHVVLVAAVSPSAAARARVREIVGPGFYEVHVSAPLDVCEARDPKGLYAKARAGEIRGFTGVDAPYEAPEAPELVIETDKLDQSAAAARIEALLAVTGVFRHAEPVADDAGI, encoded by the coding sequence ATGTCTGCTGTGACCAATTTCACCACGCCCGCGCCCGTCGCCGCCGCTGACCGCCAGCTCGTGCGCATCGTCATCGTCGGCCATGTCGATCACGGCAAGTCCACGCTGATCGGCCGCCTGCTGCACGAGACCGGCGGCATCCCCAGCCAGAAGCTGGAGCAGCTCAAGGAAATCTCCGCCCGGCGCGGCATGCCCTTCGAATGGTCCTTCCTGCTCGACAGCCTGCAGGCCGAGCGCGATCAGGGCATCACCATCGACACCAGCCAGATCCGCTTCCAGACCCCCTCGCGCGATATCATCCTGATCGACGCGCCGGGCCATGCGGAATTCCTGCGCAACATGATCACCGGCGCGGCGCAGGCCGATGCCGCCTTCCTGCTGATCGACGCCGCCGAGGGCGTGCGCGACCAGACGCGGCGGCACGGCTATCTGCTGCACCTGCTCGGCGTGAAGCAGGTCGCCGTGGTCGTGAACAAGATGGACCGCGTCGATTTCTCCGAGACGGTGTTCCGCTCGATCGAGACCGAGATCAGCGCCTATCTCGCCGGCCTCGGCGTGCGGGCGAGCGCGGTGATCCCGATTTCCGCCCGCGAGGGCGACGGCGTTTCCGCCCATGGCACGCGCACGCCCTGGTATGACGGCCCGACCGTGCTTCAGGCGCTGGACCGGTTCGAGCCGGCGCGGGCGGCGGGCGACCTTGCTCTGCGCATGCCCGTGCAGGCGGTCTACAAGTTCGACGACCGGCGCATCGTCGCCGGCCGCCTCGAGACCGGCAGCCTCAAGGTCGGCGACGAGGTGGTGTTCCAGCCTTCCGGCAAGAGCGCGGTGATCAAGACCATCGAGAGCTGGCCGGTGCCGCCCGCCGGGCGGGAGCTGACGGCGCTGGCTGCCGGCGCCCCGGCCGCGCTGACGCTCGACCGCGAGATCTTTGTCGAGCGCGGCGAGATCCTCTCCACCCCCGCCGCCCGCCCGCACGCCACGCGCCGCCTGCGCGTGCGGCTGTTCTGGCTGGCCGAGGAGGCGCTGGAGGTCGGCACGCCGCTGATCGTGCGTCTCGCCACCTCCGAGGCGCGCGCCACCGTCGCGGCGGTGCATGAGGTGGTCGATCCCGGCCATCTCTCGACCTTCGAATCCAAGCGCATCGGCCGCAACCAGGTGGGCGAAGTCGAGTTCGCGCTGTCGCGCCCCATCGCCGCCGATCCGCACGGGCTCAACCCGCGCACCGGCCGCGTGGCGCTGGAGCTTGGCGGGCGCATCGCCGGCGGCGGCCTCATCATTTCCGTGCTCGGCGCGGAAAGCGTGGCGGCGCCAGTCGTCCGCAACATCACCCCGGTCGCCTCGGCGGTGACGCAGGACGAGCGGATCGCCCGCTTCGGCCATGGTGGCGCGGTGGTCTGGCTCACCGGCCTGTCGGGCTCGGGCAAGTCCACCATCGCCCGCGCGCTGGAGCGGCGCCTTTTCGACCGGGGCGGGCTGGTCACCCTGCTCGATGGCGACACGCTGCGCGCCGGGCTGAACAGCGATCTCGGCTTCTCCGAGGGCGAGCGGGCCGAGAATAATCGCCGCCTCGGTGAGGTGGCGAGCCTGCTCAAGGGCCTCGGCCATGTCGTGCTGGTCGCCGCCGTCTCGCCCTCCGCCGCGGCGCGGGCGCGGGTGCGCGAGATCGTCGGGCCGGGTTTCTATGAAGTGCACGTCTCCGCCCCGCTCGATGTCTGCGAGGCGCGCGACCCCAAGGGCCTCTATGCCAAGGCGCGGGCCGGCGAGATCCGCGGCTTCACCGGCGTCGACGCACCCTATGAGGCCCCCGAGGCGCCCGAGCTGGTCATCGAGACCGACAAGCTCGACCAGAGCGCCGCGGCGGCCCGCATCGAGGCGCTGCTGGCGGTGACCGGCGTGTTCCGTCACGCCGAACCCGTCGCCGACGACGCGGGTATCTGA
- a CDS encoding alpha/beta hydrolase: MILGFALIPLLGISILALMSPLTLLNTAARFGAYDRVTGIAYGADPRQKLDVYRPRGEGPHPVAVFFYGGSWQEGDRALYRFVGAALASRGILTIIPDYRVYPQVRFPDFLDDAAASVRWARDHAASQEGDPDRLVLLGHSAGAHIAAMLALDPQWLESAGLSPRDIAGMAGLAGPYDFLPLKDPVLQIIFGPETKRDRTQPINFVAPDAPPLLLIAGAKDRTVDPGNSTRLAERAARVGAQARAVIYPNLDHRTILGTVSPLLRPLAPVLDDITRFVVTVTAKAKAG, from the coding sequence ATGATCCTCGGGTTCGCCCTAATCCCGCTGCTCGGGATCTCTATCCTCGCGCTCATGTCGCCGCTGACCCTGCTCAACACTGCCGCCCGCTTCGGGGCTTATGACCGCGTGACCGGCATCGCCTATGGCGCCGATCCGCGCCAAAAGCTCGATGTCTACCGCCCGCGCGGGGAGGGGCCGCATCCGGTCGCGGTGTTCTTTTATGGCGGCAGCTGGCAGGAGGGCGACCGAGCGCTCTACCGCTTCGTCGGCGCGGCGCTGGCCAGCCGAGGCATCCTCACCATCATTCCCGATTACCGCGTCTATCCGCAGGTGCGCTTCCCGGATTTTCTCGACGATGCCGCGGCGTCGGTGCGCTGGGCGCGCGACCATGCGGCGTCGCAAGAGGGGGATCCCGACCGTCTCGTGCTCCTCGGCCATTCCGCCGGGGCGCATATCGCCGCCATGTTGGCGCTCGATCCGCAATGGCTGGAGAGTGCCGGGCTCAGCCCTCGCGACATTGCCGGCATGGCGGGCCTCGCCGGTCCCTATGATTTCCTGCCGCTGAAAGACCCGGTGCTGCAGATCATCTTCGGGCCGGAGACCAAACGCGACCGCACGCAGCCGATCAATTTCGTCGCGCCGGACGCGCCGCCCTTGCTGCTGATCGCCGGTGCCAAGGACCGGACGGTCGATCCCGGCAACAGCACGCGGCTGGCCGAGCGTGCCGCCCGGGTCGGGGCGCAGGCCCGCGCGGTGATCTATCCGAACCTCGACCACCGCACCATTCTGGGCACGGTGTCGCCGCTGCTGCGCCCGCTTGCGCCGGTGCTCGATGACATAACGCGCTTTGTCGTCACGGTCACCGCCAAGGCAAAAGCCGGCTAA